From a single Paraburkholderia largidicola genomic region:
- a CDS encoding EexN family lipoprotein, producing MNKIAAFLFVALLSSCGNSERIDTVESLVANPDRLREVEQKCASDAKALSAECNAASEARHQLFVGNGPQYTPSKSTPRF from the coding sequence ATGAACAAGATCGCCGCTTTTCTGTTTGTCGCGTTGTTGAGCTCCTGTGGCAATTCCGAGCGGATCGATACGGTGGAATCATTGGTGGCAAACCCCGATCGTCTGCGTGAGGTCGAACAAAAGTGTGCGAGCGATGCGAAAGCGCTGTCGGCCGAATGCAATGCTGCGTCGGAAGCTAGGCACCAACTGTTCGTTGGTAACGGCCCACAATACACGCCGTCGAAGAGTACGCCCAGATTCTGA
- a CDS encoding LysR family transcriptional regulator codes for MELRHLRCFVAVAEELHFARAAERLHMEQSPLSRAIKELEEDLGVQLFLRTTRSTRLTHAGRLFLEHVPRVFVVLQQARDSVRAATNGFNGQLRVALSDGITPSRFSGFLALCRQEEPETEIRLFETPLAQQIRGLRDDLYDVGFAQSGEAGDGIIAEAVWDEPMMVALPARHPLLAYKRLPLEEVLRHPLALGDPQVCEGHARQVERALRRADREPLIAERVSSIDLMMALVSAGFALGLAGASQIASSREPGVVARPLAGRTPMLTTYLLHLDKEPTDALARFIERVSSVGSPDGGKSEIPHQPSGSEEVEQ; via the coding sequence ATGGAACTTCGACATCTGCGCTGCTTCGTTGCGGTAGCCGAAGAACTCCATTTCGCCCGTGCGGCCGAACGGCTGCACATGGAGCAATCGCCCCTATCAAGGGCGATCAAGGAGCTAGAGGAAGACCTCGGGGTTCAGCTTTTTCTGCGAACCACACGCAGCACACGATTAACTCATGCGGGGAGATTGTTCCTGGAGCATGTGCCGCGTGTCTTCGTTGTCTTGCAGCAGGCACGAGATAGCGTCAGGGCCGCGACCAACGGCTTCAATGGTCAATTGCGTGTTGCGCTTTCCGATGGAATAACGCCGTCGCGTTTCTCCGGTTTCTTGGCATTGTGTCGGCAGGAGGAGCCAGAGACCGAGATTCGGTTGTTTGAGACTCCGCTCGCTCAACAAATCAGAGGATTGCGCGACGATCTGTATGACGTCGGCTTTGCTCAATCAGGTGAAGCAGGTGATGGGATCATAGCTGAGGCCGTCTGGGACGAACCGATGATGGTTGCGCTGCCGGCGCGTCATCCGCTGCTGGCCTACAAGCGCTTGCCATTGGAGGAAGTGCTGCGCCATCCACTAGCGCTTGGCGATCCTCAAGTGTGCGAAGGGCACGCCCGTCAAGTTGAGCGCGCGTTACGGCGTGCGGATCGGGAGCCGTTAATAGCTGAGCGAGTCTCTTCTATCGATTTGATGATGGCGTTGGTGTCAGCGGGTTTCGCCTTGGGACTAGCGGGTGCTTCTCAAATCGCCAGTAGCCGTGAACCAGGCGTGGTCGCGAGGCCGCTCGCAGGCCGCACGCCGATGCTTACCACTTATCTTTTGCACTTGGATAAAGAGCCCACGGATGCGCTAGCTCGCTTCATCGAAAGGGTCAGCAGCGTCGGGTCGCCCGACGGCGGGAAGTCTGAAATTCCGCATCAGCCGAGTGGCTCGGAAGAGGTTGAACAATGA
- the trbG gene encoding P-type conjugative transfer protein TrbG, producing MKPSITAIAFLALTGGLAGCATQGKPPPAISLDGSVKAEPLPEPPKPVAVVEVPKPLPLPDQMKPLPGNLDAKPASEPADAKARVEQANADASVVPTRDGYINAIQVWPFSDGALYQVYTSPGRVTVISLQPGEELVTVAAGDTVQWIVGDTASGSGATRRVAVMVKPVHAGIKTNLVITTNRRTYLLELTSTAKAWMASVSWEYPKDQMLALRAQAQAADAVTPAASGLSLDQLHFRYAITGDSPPWKPVRAFDDGLHVYIQFPAGIAHGELPPLFVVGPDGKGELVNYRFHAPYDIVDRLFGAAELRLGGKEGSRAAVVRIERTDGVAAGAGHGHD from the coding sequence ATGAAACCGTCGATCACCGCCATTGCCTTTCTCGCCCTGACGGGCGGCCTTGCTGGTTGCGCCACGCAAGGCAAGCCACCGCCGGCGATCTCGCTGGACGGATCCGTGAAGGCCGAACCGCTACCCGAACCGCCGAAACCCGTCGCGGTAGTCGAAGTGCCCAAGCCTTTGCCGCTGCCCGATCAGATGAAGCCGTTGCCGGGCAACCTCGATGCGAAGCCGGCATCGGAGCCGGCAGATGCGAAAGCGCGCGTTGAGCAGGCCAATGCCGACGCGAGCGTGGTGCCGACGCGCGATGGCTACATCAATGCGATCCAGGTCTGGCCGTTTTCCGACGGGGCGCTGTATCAGGTCTACACGAGTCCTGGCCGCGTGACCGTCATCAGCTTGCAGCCGGGCGAGGAACTGGTGACGGTCGCGGCCGGAGATACCGTTCAGTGGATCGTGGGCGACACCGCGAGCGGCAGCGGGGCGACCCGGCGCGTGGCCGTCATGGTCAAGCCAGTACACGCGGGGATCAAGACGAATCTCGTCATCACGACGAACCGGCGCACCTATCTGCTCGAACTCACGTCCACCGCGAAGGCCTGGATGGCGTCGGTTTCGTGGGAGTATCCGAAGGACCAGATGCTGGCCTTGCGGGCCCAGGCACAGGCCGCGGATGCCGTTACGCCTGCGGCCTCAGGCCTGTCGCTCGATCAACTGCATTTCCGCTACGCGATCACGGGCGACAGCCCACCGTGGAAACCTGTACGCGCGTTCGACGACGGGCTGCACGTCTATATCCAGTTTCCTGCCGGCATCGCGCATGGCGAATTGCCGCCGTTGTTCGTGGTCGGCCCCGATGGCAAGGGTGAGCTGGTGAACTACCGTTTCCATGCGCCTTACGACATCGTGGATCGGCTGTTCGGAGCGGCCGAGCTGCGCCTGGGCGGAAAGGAGGGGAGTCGGGCCGCCGTGGTACGCATCGAACGCACTGACGGCGTGGCCGCAGGAGCCGGTCATGGACACGACTGA
- a CDS encoding DUF2798 domain-containing protein — MRWKIPGEYGHYVYGTIQSDITCAVGSGIASIQFYEGRALVSQWLGAYLVSWGAMLPVVVFAAPLIRWLTNRITN; from the coding sequence ATGAGATGGAAGATACCTGGAGAATACGGTCATTATGTCTACGGCACGATTCAGTCCGATATAACCTGCGCGGTGGGTTCTGGGATCGCTTCCATTCAGTTTTACGAGGGTCGCGCCTTAGTCTCCCAATGGCTTGGTGCCTATCTGGTCTCCTGGGGGGCGATGCTGCCGGTTGTGGTGTTTGCGGCTCCGTTAATTCGCTGGCTCACGAACAGAATCACCAACTAA
- a CDS encoding conjugal transfer protein TraG, with the protein MNGTSVLFGQMLTVFSIVVAGTWAATQWTAAHLGYQLRLGSPWFDWLGIPFYHPWRLFEWWYWYDAYAPSLFLEGGGIAATSGVAAAIVAVGMSVWRARQSRLVTTYGSARWADARDIRGVGLTQPAGVFLGLHDRQYLRHEGPEHVLTFAPTRSGKGVGLVIPTLLSWPASAVIHDIKGENWTITAGWRSRFSHCLLFNPTDAKSAAYNPLLEVRRGTHEVRDVQNIADILVDPEGALERRNHWEKTSHALLVGAILHVLYADEDKTLRGVANFLSDPACPFELTLHRMMTTRHLGDAPHPVVASAAREVLNKSDNERSGVLSTAMSFLGLYRDPTVAEVTSRCDWRIADLIASEHPVSLCLVVPPSDISRTKPLVRLILNQIGRRLTESLDGSDGITRRHKLLLMLDEFPALGRLDFFETALAFMAGYGIRSFLIAQSLNQIDKAYGQNHSILDNCHVRVTFATNDERTAKRISETLGTATELRAQRNYAGHRLAPWLGHLMVSRQETARPLLTPGEVMQLPPDESVVMVSGLAPIKAKKLRYYTDANFRRRVLPPPLLWVGAYVDAPPSRPDDWSGLAVPAVPTAPAATYLSDDDAGTSDDGGGPRRQPELSEISEYSPEQQLADSDLALLDDDDLTPPLPRQFDPAMQRTARLASLDHDEGRQL; encoded by the coding sequence ATGAATGGGACCAGCGTGCTGTTCGGCCAGATGCTGACGGTGTTCAGCATTGTGGTCGCGGGAACTTGGGCTGCAACCCAGTGGACCGCCGCACACCTTGGCTACCAGCTGCGCCTTGGCTCGCCCTGGTTCGACTGGCTTGGCATTCCGTTCTATCACCCGTGGCGACTGTTCGAGTGGTGGTACTGGTACGACGCCTATGCGCCGAGCCTGTTTCTTGAGGGCGGGGGCATCGCGGCAACCAGCGGCGTTGCAGCCGCCATAGTCGCCGTCGGCATGTCGGTATGGCGCGCGCGCCAGTCGCGCCTCGTCACGACCTACGGTTCGGCACGCTGGGCCGACGCGCGCGACATTCGCGGGGTGGGCCTGACACAGCCCGCAGGCGTTTTTCTCGGCCTGCATGACCGCCAGTACCTGCGGCACGAAGGTCCCGAACACGTCCTGACTTTTGCACCCACACGTTCCGGTAAGGGTGTGGGCTTGGTGATCCCCACGCTGTTAAGCTGGCCGGCGTCTGCTGTCATCCACGACATCAAGGGCGAGAACTGGACGATAACTGCGGGCTGGCGCTCGCGCTTCTCGCATTGCCTGCTCTTCAATCCTACCGATGCGAAATCGGCTGCGTACAACCCGCTGCTCGAAGTCCGGCGCGGCACACACGAAGTACGCGATGTGCAGAACATCGCGGACATTCTTGTTGATCCAGAAGGTGCGCTCGAACGCCGTAACCATTGGGAAAAGACTTCGCATGCGCTGTTGGTTGGCGCAATCTTGCATGTGCTCTATGCGGACGAAGACAAGACGCTACGCGGCGTCGCCAATTTCCTGTCTGATCCCGCGTGCCCGTTCGAGCTGACGTTACATCGAATGATGACGACGCGGCACCTCGGCGATGCACCGCATCCCGTTGTCGCATCAGCCGCGCGTGAAGTGCTCAATAAGAGCGACAACGAGCGATCAGGCGTGCTGTCCACGGCCATGTCGTTTCTCGGCTTATACCGCGACCCTACCGTGGCCGAGGTCACCTCGCGCTGCGACTGGCGCATCGCCGACCTGATCGCGTCTGAGCATCCAGTGTCGTTATGCCTCGTCGTGCCGCCATCCGACATCAGCCGCACAAAACCGCTGGTGCGCTTGATCCTCAACCAAATCGGCCGGCGTTTGACCGAATCGCTCGACGGTAGTGACGGCATCACACGCCGTCACAAGCTGTTGTTGATGCTCGACGAGTTCCCGGCGCTCGGTCGGCTCGACTTCTTCGAGACAGCGCTGGCGTTCATGGCCGGCTACGGTATTCGCAGCTTCCTCATTGCGCAATCGCTCAACCAGATCGACAAAGCCTACGGCCAGAACCATTCCATTCTTGACAACTGCCATGTGCGCGTGACGTTCGCCACAAATGACGAGCGCACCGCCAAGCGCATCTCGGAAACGCTCGGCACCGCGACTGAACTGCGCGCGCAGCGCAACTACGCCGGCCACCGGCTCGCGCCGTGGCTCGGGCACCTGATGGTGTCGCGCCAGGAAACTGCGCGTCCATTGCTGACGCCGGGCGAAGTGATGCAGCTCCCGCCTGACGAATCGGTGGTGATGGTATCCGGCCTGGCACCGATCAAGGCGAAGAAATTGCGTTACTACACCGACGCCAATTTCAGGCGCCGCGTGCTGCCGCCGCCTTTGCTCTGGGTCGGGGCCTACGTCGATGCACCTCCATCGCGACCCGACGATTGGAGTGGACTAGCGGTTCCCGCCGTTCCAACCGCGCCCGCCGCTACTTATCTCTCGGACGACGACGCTGGCACCTCCGATGACGGTGGTGGGCCACGACGACAGCCCGAGCTGTCGGAAATCTCCGAATACAGCCCCGAACAGCAACTCGCCGACAGTGACCTCGCGCTGCTCGATGACGACGACCTGACACCGCCGCTCCCTCGCCAGTTCGATCCGGCCATGCAGCGCACGGCCCGGCTGGCGTCCCTCGATCACGACGAGGGACGCCAGCTATGA
- a CDS encoding TrbC/VirB2 family protein, with protein MSHAHVLRFSVNPLVRLRSLVQPTLQGLMLAVVTIALTSTAKASGSNMPWEAPLQSILDSIQGPVAKIIAVIIIIVTGLTLAFGDTSGGFRRLIQIVFGLSIAFAASSFFLSFFSFSGGAVV; from the coding sequence ATGAGCCACGCCCATGTTCTGCGCTTTTCAGTAAATCCGCTTGTACGCCTTCGCAGCCTGGTTCAGCCGACGCTGCAAGGACTGATGCTGGCAGTGGTGACGATCGCGTTGACCAGCACGGCGAAGGCCAGCGGCTCGAACATGCCGTGGGAAGCGCCATTGCAATCCATCCTTGACTCCATCCAGGGGCCGGTCGCCAAAATCATCGCGGTCATCATCATCATCGTGACCGGCCTCACGCTTGCGTTTGGCGACACCAGCGGCGGCTTCCGACGGCTCATCCAGATTGTGTTCGGGCTGTCGATCGCCTTCGCCGCATCGAGCTTCTTCCTGTCGTTCTTTAGCTTTTCCGGCGGGGCCGTCGTATGA
- a CDS encoding peroxiredoxin-like family protein, whose translation MSAQDKFDVVGTATSAIEYKLGTLPERLKAFKADYKAGKPPFNAPPHIHPIMERATEELIASGLVRNSVKEGNLAPNFQLQDQDGNQVSSIELLSQGPLIVSFYRGAWCPYCNIEIQAMNEFLPTIHSLGAKLVAISPMTPANGRRAVRKHELNFPVLSDPGNEVAAQYGLKFELPNYLIDLYKSLRNELPAVNGDPSWTLPMPARFVVGQDGYILYSEVNPDYTHRPDPSEMLPILKKLAGS comes from the coding sequence ATGTCTGCTCAGGACAAATTCGACGTGGTCGGTACGGCAACGTCGGCCATAGAATACAAGCTCGGGACACTTCCCGAGCGTCTTAAAGCGTTCAAGGCTGACTATAAAGCTGGTAAGCCGCCGTTCAACGCCCCGCCTCACATTCACCCGATTATGGAGCGAGCGACGGAAGAGCTAATCGCCAGCGGCCTTGTTCGCAATTCCGTTAAGGAGGGAAATCTCGCGCCAAACTTCCAGCTTCAGGATCAGGACGGGAATCAGGTTTCGTCGATCGAGTTGCTGAGCCAAGGTCCGTTAATCGTTTCATTCTATCGCGGGGCGTGGTGTCCTTACTGCAACATAGAGATCCAGGCAATGAACGAGTTTTTGCCCACGATCCATTCGCTCGGCGCTAAGCTGGTTGCGATTTCCCCGATGACCCCCGCGAATGGTCGCAGAGCGGTGCGGAAGCACGAGTTGAACTTTCCGGTGCTCAGCGACCCCGGGAATGAGGTGGCAGCTCAGTACGGGCTGAAGTTTGAGCTTCCGAACTACCTAATTGACTTGTATAAAAGCTTGAGAAATGAGTTACCCGCGGTGAACGGTGACCCAAGCTGGACCCTCCCGATGCCAGCGCGCTTCGTGGTTGGCCAAGATGGCTACATTCTTTACTCGGAGGTCAATCCGGATTACACGCATCGCCCCGATCCGTCCGAAATGTTGCCTATTCTGAAGAAGCTTGCCGGAAGCTGA
- the trbF gene encoding conjugal transfer protein TrbF, which yields MRFTRPGVRYSESPAPATPYQAAAQVWDERLGSTRVQAKNWRLMAFGCLGLALLMAAGLVWQCGRSRVTPYVVEVDHTGQVRAIGAAATPYRPTDAQIAYHLARFITDVRSLSIDPVVVRQNWLEAYGYTTDRGAATLNDYARAHDPFAHVGRDSASVDVTSVVRVSDTSFQVRWTEQHFNDGTPTGTEHWTAMLTLVMQTPRTEQQVRRNPLGIYINGLSWSRDLDTPEGAKKP from the coding sequence ATGCGCTTCACTCGACCCGGCGTGCGCTATAGCGAATCACCTGCGCCCGCCACGCCTTATCAGGCTGCCGCACAGGTATGGGACGAACGCCTCGGCAGCACGCGCGTGCAGGCGAAGAACTGGCGGCTAATGGCCTTCGGCTGCCTGGGCCTCGCGTTGCTGATGGCAGCGGGCCTCGTCTGGCAGTGCGGCCGGTCGCGCGTCACGCCCTACGTGGTCGAGGTCGATCACACGGGCCAGGTCCGCGCGATCGGCGCGGCGGCCACGCCTTACCGGCCGACCGATGCACAGATCGCGTATCACCTGGCGCGCTTCATCACCGACGTGCGTTCGCTGTCAATCGATCCGGTAGTCGTGCGGCAGAACTGGCTCGAAGCCTACGGCTACACCACCGACCGGGGCGCGGCCACGCTGAACGATTACGCGCGTGCTCACGATCCGTTCGCCCATGTCGGGCGGGACTCCGCATCGGTGGACGTGACCAGTGTGGTGCGCGTCAGCGACACCTCGTTCCAGGTGCGCTGGACCGAACAGCACTTCAACGACGGCACGCCGACCGGCACCGAGCACTGGACCGCGATGCTCACCCTCGTCATGCAGACGCCGCGCACCGAGCAGCAGGTGCGCCGCAATCCCCTCGGTATCTACATCAACGGGCTGTCCTGGAGCCGCGACCTGGACACACCGGAAGGAGCGAAGAAGCCATGA
- the trbB gene encoding P-type conjugative transfer ATPase TrbB, whose translation MSVLISSHAQSFASTSLDRRIRMLRTAMGPLLAAALEDPDVVEIMLNPDRTLWIDRLSSGRAPMGAELSEEDGERIIRLVAAHVGAEVHRGQPLLTAELPETGERFEGILPPAAPGPAFALRKRAVGVIPLERYIADGMMTVKQAQFLRDAVRGRQNILIAGGTSTGKTTLANALLAEIAVTGDRVLVLEDTIELQCTARDHVPLRTRPGVVSMTELVRATMRLRPDRVIVGEVRGGEALDLIKVWGTGHPGGIATIHAGSALGALLRVEQLILEVAVNPPRALIAEAVNVVIHIAGRGRHRRIERIARVTGFDAVGYQLRDAMPPMSRSASSSPPLGESL comes from the coding sequence ATGAGCGTACTCATTTCCAGCCACGCCCAATCCTTCGCCAGCACGTCGCTCGACCGGCGCATCCGCATGTTACGCACGGCGATGGGGCCGCTGCTTGCCGCCGCGCTCGAAGATCCGGACGTCGTGGAAATCATGCTCAATCCCGACCGCACGCTCTGGATTGACCGCCTGTCGTCGGGCCGCGCACCGATGGGTGCTGAGCTATCCGAAGAAGACGGCGAACGCATCATCCGCCTGGTCGCCGCGCATGTCGGCGCTGAAGTGCATCGCGGGCAGCCGCTTCTGACCGCCGAACTGCCGGAAACCGGCGAACGCTTCGAGGGCATTTTGCCGCCCGCCGCGCCGGGACCGGCTTTCGCGCTGCGCAAGCGCGCGGTCGGCGTCATCCCGCTTGAACGATACATTGCCGACGGCATGATGACCGTCAAACAGGCGCAGTTCTTGCGCGACGCGGTGCGTGGGCGCCAGAACATCCTGATCGCTGGCGGCACCAGTACCGGAAAGACCACGCTCGCCAATGCCTTGCTCGCGGAGATCGCCGTCACCGGCGATCGCGTGCTGGTACTCGAAGACACCATCGAATTGCAATGCACGGCACGAGACCACGTACCGCTGCGTACTCGCCCGGGCGTCGTGTCGATGACGGAACTGGTCCGCGCCACGATGCGCCTGCGGCCTGACCGCGTAATCGTCGGCGAGGTGCGCGGCGGCGAGGCACTGGATCTCATCAAGGTCTGGGGCACAGGGCACCCCGGCGGCATCGCCACGATCCACGCCGGCTCCGCTCTGGGCGCGTTGCTGCGCGTCGAACAACTCATCCTCGAAGTGGCTGTAAACCCGCCGCGCGCGCTGATCGCGGAGGCAGTCAACGTCGTCATCCACATCGCCGGCCGCGGTCGCCATCGGCGCATCGAGCGCATCGCCCGAGTGACCGGGTTTGATGCTGTTGGCTACCAGCTCCGCGACGCCATGCCGCCGATGTCACGTTCCGCCTCCTCTTCGCCTCCCCTTGGAGAATCCTTATGA
- a CDS encoding SDR family NAD(P)-dependent oxidoreductase, producing MQKLKGKVAVITGGSSGMGLATAKRFVEEGATVYTMDRAESPIKDIVTAVRGDVSKLADLDRLYDKVATEKGKFDVLFVAAGVVDPQPLVQTTEESFDRQFSINTKGLVFTVQKALPLLNDGGAIVVITSIAAHKGLPSLGTYAATKAAVRSFVRTWTTELKGRRIRVNSICPGPIDTPIFEQVADTKEGQDQRRAEDAAHVPFGRLGRPEEIASTALFLASDEASYIAGVDLHVDGGWASV from the coding sequence ATGCAGAAGCTTAAAGGAAAGGTCGCGGTAATTACTGGTGGGAGTAGTGGAATGGGTCTCGCCACCGCTAAAAGGTTCGTTGAAGAGGGTGCCACCGTCTACACAATGGATCGTGCTGAGTCACCTATTAAAGACATTGTCACCGCCGTACGCGGTGATGTTTCCAAACTCGCTGACCTCGACCGACTCTACGATAAGGTCGCGACCGAAAAGGGGAAGTTTGACGTCTTGTTTGTAGCGGCGGGTGTGGTCGATCCGCAACCGTTAGTACAGACGACGGAGGAAAGCTTCGATAGGCAGTTTTCGATCAATACGAAGGGACTAGTATTCACGGTGCAAAAGGCGTTGCCGCTTCTCAATGATGGGGGCGCGATCGTCGTCATTACGTCCATCGCTGCGCACAAGGGACTTCCGAGTCTTGGAACTTATGCCGCGACTAAGGCGGCGGTTCGGTCATTCGTTAGAACGTGGACGACGGAGTTGAAAGGGCGCCGCATCCGGGTCAACTCAATCTGCCCAGGCCCGATCGACACGCCAATCTTCGAGCAGGTCGCTGATACTAAGGAAGGTCAGGATCAACGTCGCGCAGAGGATGCGGCCCACGTCCCTTTTGGGCGACTAGGCCGGCCTGAGGAGATCGCGTCGACGGCACTTTTTCTCGCGTCAGACGAAGCTAGCTATATCGCCGGAGTTGATCTGCACGTAGATGGTGGCTGGGCTTCGGTGTGA
- a CDS encoding CopG family transcriptional regulator yields MTQYRLNLFIPSEHARRLDELATKKGVSKSSIVAAALASWLSPDAGDQREAAIAKRLDRLSRQFEKLERDQNIEIETLALFVRYFLTVSTPVPEAHQDAARAQGRARFEQFVEQLGRHLMRGRSLVREVVEELNPDDARLDEAAAQAEAQGRAS; encoded by the coding sequence ATGACTCAGTATCGCCTCAATCTGTTCATTCCGTCCGAACACGCCCGACGCCTCGACGAACTGGCGACCAAGAAGGGCGTGTCGAAGTCGTCCATCGTCGCGGCTGCACTTGCGTCTTGGCTTTCGCCCGATGCGGGCGACCAGCGCGAGGCGGCGATTGCCAAACGGCTCGACCGGCTCTCTCGCCAGTTCGAGAAGCTGGAGCGTGACCAGAACATCGAGATCGAAACGCTGGCGCTATTCGTCCGCTACTTCCTCACGGTCAGCACGCCCGTTCCCGAAGCCCATCAGGATGCGGCCCGTGCGCAGGGCAGGGCGCGCTTCGAGCAGTTCGTCGAACAGCTTGGCCGCCATCTGATGCGCGGCCGCAGCCTCGTGCGCGAGGTGGTGGAGGAACTGAACCCTGACGACGCACGGCTGGACGAGGCGGCGGCGCAGGCCGAAGCACAGGGGCGTGCCTCATGA
- a CDS encoding VirB3 family type IV secretion system protein — translation MSTATDLPGFEVPLHRSLTEPILMGGAPRTVAIANGTLAAAVGLGLQLWIPGIALWLIGHSLAVWGAKVDPQFMQVFARHLKHKSLLDV, via the coding sequence ATGAGCACAGCTACCGACCTGCCGGGCTTCGAGGTGCCGCTGCATCGGTCGCTCACCGAGCCGATCCTGATGGGCGGTGCGCCGCGCACCGTGGCAATCGCCAACGGCACGCTGGCCGCCGCCGTGGGATTGGGCCTGCAACTGTGGATCCCCGGCATTGCGTTATGGCTGATCGGCCATTCGCTCGCGGTATGGGGCGCAAAGGTCGATCCGCAGTTCATGCAGGTTTTCGCGCGGCACCTGAAACACAAGTCGCTGCTGGACGTGTGA
- the trbJ gene encoding P-type conjugative transfer protein TrbJ — protein MKKTALAIVTALLLSVSSACFAQWPVFDAANYSQNLLTAARELQQIDNQIQQLQNEATMLVNQGRNLTSLNFNSLSQLLSTLATTNQLISQAQGLTFNVAQSQATFNRLYPPSYGAGTSNAQMVQDAQTRWQTSVQALQTSTQMQSQAAQNLLSDQGVLSSLVTQSQGAVGALQASQATNQLLALIARQAIQSQQLTVSQQRATALDQARAAADEAQAQQVRTRFIGSGPQYTPQSVSFYGN, from the coding sequence ATGAAAAAGACCGCGCTGGCCATCGTCACGGCCTTACTGCTGTCGGTGTCGTCCGCGTGCTTTGCGCAGTGGCCAGTGTTCGATGCGGCGAACTATTCGCAGAACCTGCTCACTGCAGCGCGCGAACTGCAACAGATCGACAACCAGATCCAGCAGTTGCAGAACGAGGCGACGATGCTGGTCAACCAGGGCCGTAATCTCACAAGCCTGAATTTCAATTCGCTATCGCAGTTGCTGTCCACGCTGGCGACGACGAACCAGTTGATCTCGCAGGCGCAGGGACTCACGTTCAACGTCGCGCAATCACAGGCTACGTTCAACCGGCTGTATCCGCCGTCCTATGGCGCTGGCACTAGCAACGCGCAGATGGTGCAGGATGCGCAGACGCGCTGGCAAACCTCGGTACAGGCATTGCAGACCTCGACACAGATGCAGTCGCAGGCCGCGCAAAACCTGCTGTCCGATCAAGGGGTGTTGAGCAGCCTGGTGACACAGAGCCAGGGTGCGGTCGGCGCGTTGCAGGCGAGCCAGGCGACGAACCAGTTGCTCGCGCTCATCGCGCGGCAGGCGATCCAGTCACAGCAGCTTACTGTGTCGCAGCAGCGCGCCACGGCGCTCGACCAGGCGCGTGCCGCGGCCGACGAGGCGCAGGCGCAGCAGGTCCGTACCCGCTTCATCGGCAGCGGTCCGCAATACACGCCGCAGTCGGTGAGCTTCTACGGGAACTGA
- a CDS encoding haloalkane dehalogenase: MNESISAEFPFELKRLSVADAEMAFIDVGEGDPIVFLHGNPTSSYLWRNVIPHVQSLGRCLAPDLIGMGHSSVSPTYCYRFSDHAKYLDSWFEQLSLRKKVILVVHDWGAALGFDWAARFPASVEGIVYMEAMVRPRMWTDMPPERQAVFKRLRGSDGIKMVLEDNFFVEKMLFEHGVIRNLSDEEKDIYRRPFKEPGVSRLPTLLWPREIVFDGEPPDVYARVKRYSDWLSTSLDVPKLFINAEEGHGTAGAAREFCRTWPNQKEISLKARHYVPEDCPHEIGEALAEFVRTIRN; encoded by the coding sequence ATGAACGAGTCGATATCAGCGGAGTTTCCCTTTGAACTAAAGAGGCTGTCCGTGGCCGATGCTGAGATGGCGTTCATTGACGTTGGGGAAGGTGACCCGATCGTCTTTTTGCACGGAAACCCAACCTCGTCTTACCTATGGCGTAACGTGATTCCTCATGTCCAATCGTTAGGGAGATGTCTTGCGCCGGACTTGATTGGAATGGGTCATTCCAGTGTCTCGCCGACCTATTGTTACAGGTTCTCGGACCATGCGAAGTACCTCGATTCTTGGTTTGAGCAGTTGAGCCTGCGTAAGAAAGTCATCCTAGTGGTTCACGACTGGGGGGCGGCACTTGGATTCGACTGGGCGGCGCGGTTCCCTGCTTCTGTGGAAGGCATTGTCTATATGGAGGCGATGGTGCGCCCCCGCATGTGGACGGATATGCCGCCGGAACGGCAGGCGGTTTTTAAACGGTTGCGCGGTTCTGACGGGATAAAAATGGTACTGGAGGACAACTTCTTTGTCGAGAAGATGCTCTTCGAGCATGGCGTCATCCGTAATTTATCTGACGAAGAAAAAGATATCTACCGCCGACCCTTCAAGGAGCCAGGTGTGTCGCGTTTGCCGACGTTGCTCTGGCCTCGTGAAATCGTGTTTGACGGCGAACCGCCGGATGTGTATGCGCGTGTTAAACGCTACAGTGATTGGCTTTCAACTAGTCTGGATGTGCCAAAGCTGTTCATTAATGCAGAGGAAGGTCATGGTACAGCCGGAGCGGCGCGTGAGTTCTGCAGGACTTGGCCCAATCAAAAGGAAATCTCTCTAAAGGCGAGGCACTACGTACCCGAGGACTGCCCGCATGAGATTGGAGAAGCATTGGCGGAATTCGTTCGCACGATTCGAAATTGA